A window from Engraulis encrasicolus isolate BLACKSEA-1 chromosome 13, IST_EnEncr_1.0, whole genome shotgun sequence encodes these proteins:
- the igfbp5b gene encoding insulin-like growth factor-binding protein 5b isoform X2 produces the protein MTHIFILVVTFFMGLSRCYSSYVPCEPCDQKALSMCPPVPVGCELVKEPGCGCCLTCALSEGQACGVYTGTCTHGLRCLPRNGEEKPLHALLHGRGVCTNEKGYKPLHPPIDHESKEHEEPMKTDITEEAPIGHPAKVPRINKDVINKKAVAMAKDKKKQEQKLRAVGQANFSPLPIDKHEPEYGPCRRKLDGIIQSMKDTSRVMALSLYLPNCDRRGFFKRKQCKPSRGRKRGICWCVDKYGVQLPGTDYSGGNIQCKDLENSNNNE, from the exons atgacaCACATTTTTATCTTGGTGGTTACATTTTTCATGGGGTTATCCCGGTGCTACTCCTCGTATGTTCCCTGCGAGCCCTGTGATCAGAAGGCGCTCTCCATGTGCCCCCCAGTGCCGGTCGGCTGCGAGTTGGTGAAGGAACCGGGTTGCGGCTGCTGCCTGACCTGTGCTCTCTCCGAAGGTCAGGCGTGCGGCGTTTACACCGGAACGTGCACACATGGGCTCCGGTGCTTGCCACGGAACGGCGAGGAGAAGCCGCTTCATGCCCTTCTTCACGGGAGAGGAGTGTGCACAAATGAGAAAGGATACAAGCCTCTCCATCCTCCGATAG ATCACGAGTCCAAAGAGCACGAAGAGCCGATGAAGACGGACATCACGGAGGAGGCGCCGATCGGCCACCCGGCGAAGGTGCCGCGGATAAACAAGGACGTGATCAACAAGAAGGCGGTGGCCATGGCCAAGGACAAGAAGAAGCAGGAGCAGAAGCTCAGGGCCGTGGGCCAGGCCAACTTCTCGCCTCTCCCGATCGACAAACACGAACCAGAATAC GGTCCATGCAGGAGAAAGCTGGACGGCATCATCCAGAGCATGAAGGACACCTCTCGTGTCATggctctctccctgtatctcccCAACTGTGACAGGAGGGGATTCTTTAAACGCAAGCAG TGCAAGCCCTCCCGTGGCCGGAAGCGAGGCATCTGCTGGTGCGTGGACAAATACGGGGTGCAGCTGCCGGGAACCGACTACAGTGGCGGCAACATCCAGTGCAAGGACCtggaaaacagcaacaacaacgagTGA
- the igfbp5b gene encoding insulin-like growth factor-binding protein 5b isoform X1: MTHIFILVVTFFMGLSRCYSSYVPCEPCDQKALSMCPPVPVGCELVKEPGCGCCLTCALSEGQACGVYTGTCTHGLRCLPRNGEEKPLHALLHGRGVCTNEKGYKPLHPPIADHESKEHEEPMKTDITEEAPIGHPAKVPRINKDVINKKAVAMAKDKKKQEQKLRAVGQANFSPLPIDKHEPEYGPCRRKLDGIIQSMKDTSRVMALSLYLPNCDRRGFFKRKQCKPSRGRKRGICWCVDKYGVQLPGTDYSGGNIQCKDLENSNNNE, translated from the exons atgacaCACATTTTTATCTTGGTGGTTACATTTTTCATGGGGTTATCCCGGTGCTACTCCTCGTATGTTCCCTGCGAGCCCTGTGATCAGAAGGCGCTCTCCATGTGCCCCCCAGTGCCGGTCGGCTGCGAGTTGGTGAAGGAACCGGGTTGCGGCTGCTGCCTGACCTGTGCTCTCTCCGAAGGTCAGGCGTGCGGCGTTTACACCGGAACGTGCACACATGGGCTCCGGTGCTTGCCACGGAACGGCGAGGAGAAGCCGCTTCATGCCCTTCTTCACGGGAGAGGAGTGTGCACAAATGAGAAAGGATACAAGCCTCTCCATCCTCCGATAG CAGATCACGAGTCCAAAGAGCACGAAGAGCCGATGAAGACGGACATCACGGAGGAGGCGCCGATCGGCCACCCGGCGAAGGTGCCGCGGATAAACAAGGACGTGATCAACAAGAAGGCGGTGGCCATGGCCAAGGACAAGAAGAAGCAGGAGCAGAAGCTCAGGGCCGTGGGCCAGGCCAACTTCTCGCCTCTCCCGATCGACAAACACGAACCAGAATAC GGTCCATGCAGGAGAAAGCTGGACGGCATCATCCAGAGCATGAAGGACACCTCTCGTGTCATggctctctccctgtatctcccCAACTGTGACAGGAGGGGATTCTTTAAACGCAAGCAG TGCAAGCCCTCCCGTGGCCGGAAGCGAGGCATCTGCTGGTGCGTGGACAAATACGGGGTGCAGCTGCCGGGAACCGACTACAGTGGCGGCAACATCCAGTGCAAGGACCtggaaaacagcaacaacaacgagTGA